A single region of the Arthrobacter sp. zg-Y20 genome encodes:
- a CDS encoding crotonase/enoyl-CoA hydratase family protein, giving the protein MTASTTTQLRSLRVDIRDGVAEVQLIGPSKGNAMGPDFWTELPEVFDALSTNDGVRSVLLYGSGGTFSYGLDLPAMAPVFAPMLAAGGMDAKLREDFRRRIKALQDSVSSLARCAKPVIAAVDGWCIGGAIDVIAAADIRISSPAARFSVREVKVAIVADLGSLQRLPAIIGEGATRHLALTGEDFDAARAYALGLVTELADDVVARGRELAAAVAANPPLVVQGVKQVMNRRTQGPVQDGLDYVQVWNTAFLASRDFGEATAAFAERRPPVYRGE; this is encoded by the coding sequence ATGACAGCCAGCACCACCACCCAGTTACGGTCCCTCCGAGTCGATATCCGGGACGGGGTGGCGGAAGTGCAGCTGATCGGCCCGTCCAAGGGAAACGCCATGGGGCCGGACTTCTGGACCGAACTGCCCGAGGTGTTTGATGCGCTGAGCACCAACGACGGCGTCCGGTCCGTGCTGCTCTACGGTTCCGGCGGCACGTTCAGCTACGGCCTGGACCTCCCGGCCATGGCCCCGGTCTTCGCCCCGATGCTGGCTGCCGGCGGGATGGACGCGAAACTGCGCGAGGATTTCCGCCGCCGGATCAAGGCCCTCCAGGACTCGGTGAGCTCGCTGGCCCGCTGCGCCAAGCCCGTCATTGCCGCAGTGGACGGCTGGTGCATTGGCGGCGCCATTGACGTGATTGCCGCAGCGGACATCCGCATTTCCTCCCCTGCCGCACGGTTCAGCGTACGGGAGGTCAAAGTGGCCATTGTTGCGGATCTGGGCTCCCTGCAGCGGCTGCCGGCCATCATCGGCGAGGGAGCCACCCGGCACCTGGCCCTGACCGGCGAGGACTTTGATGCCGCCCGCGCCTATGCACTGGGGCTGGTCACGGAACTGGCGGACGACGTCGTCGCACGCGGCCGTGAACTGGCCGCCGCTGTGGCGGCCAATCCCCCGCTGGTAGTGCAGGGCGTCAAACAGGTGATGAACCGGCGGACGCAGGGACCGGTGCAGGACGGCCTGGATTATGTCCAGGTCTGGAACACCGCGTTCCTGGCCAGCCGCGACTTCGGTGAGGCCACCGCCGCGTTCGCTGAGCGCCGCCCCCCGGTCTACCGCGGGGAGTAG
- a CDS encoding aldo/keto reductase produces MEMRLLGRSGTAVSNYALGTMTFGNESDERASHAILNDYVNAGGNFVDTADVYTSGASEEIIGRWLHANPRAAADVVLATKGRFPMGAGANDLGTSRRHLRRALEDSLTRLGVDHVDLYQLHAWDPYTPLEETLGFLQDAVTAGKISYYGLSNFTGWQLTKAVYTAREHGWALPVTLQPQYNLLEREIESEIVPAALDAGLGLLPWSPLAGGWLTGKYDRETVPAGNTRVGDNPTRQFQGWDLRSHNERTWRIIDELRAVAQVHQATPAQVALAWLADRPGVTSVILGARTTDQLADNLGAAFLTLTQEETQRLTELSMPQVGNYPYGPDGLNQRARLLEGGR; encoded by the coding sequence ATGGAAATGCGTCTTCTGGGCCGCAGCGGCACCGCAGTCAGCAACTATGCGCTGGGCACCATGACCTTCGGCAACGAGTCTGACGAACGGGCTTCACACGCCATCCTCAACGACTACGTCAACGCCGGCGGCAACTTCGTGGACACCGCTGATGTGTACACCTCCGGCGCCTCCGAAGAAATCATCGGCCGCTGGCTGCATGCCAATCCCCGCGCCGCCGCCGACGTCGTACTCGCCACCAAGGGCCGGTTCCCGATGGGGGCCGGCGCCAATGACCTCGGCACGTCCCGCCGGCACCTGCGCCGTGCGCTGGAGGATTCCCTGACCCGGCTGGGGGTGGACCATGTGGACCTCTACCAGCTGCACGCGTGGGACCCCTACACGCCGCTGGAGGAAACCCTGGGTTTCCTCCAGGACGCGGTAACGGCCGGGAAAATCAGTTACTACGGGTTGTCCAACTTCACCGGCTGGCAGCTCACCAAGGCGGTTTACACGGCCCGGGAGCACGGCTGGGCGCTGCCGGTTACGCTGCAGCCGCAGTACAACCTGCTGGAGCGGGAAATCGAGTCCGAAATTGTTCCGGCAGCGCTCGACGCCGGCCTGGGCCTGCTGCCCTGGTCGCCTCTGGCAGGCGGCTGGCTGACCGGCAAGTATGACCGCGAAACGGTGCCCGCCGGCAACACCCGGGTGGGCGACAACCCTACCCGGCAGTTCCAGGGCTGGGACCTGCGCAGCCACAACGAGCGGACCTGGCGGATTATCGACGAGCTGCGCGCCGTCGCCCAGGTGCACCAGGCGACGCCGGCACAGGTGGCGCTGGCCTGGCTGGCGGACCGCCCAGGGGTGACGTCCGTGATTCTGGGCGCCCGCACCACGGACCAGCTGGCCGACAATCTGGGCGCGGCTTTCCTGACGCTCACGCAGGAGGAAACCCAGCGGCTGACCGAGCTGAGCATGCCGCAGGTGGGCAACTATCCGTACGGCCCGGACGGGTTGAACCAGCGCGCCCGGCTACTCGAGGGCGGCCGCTAA
- a CDS encoding GNAT family N-acetyltransferase, which produces MTTNSIRLQGPRVTLRDIEPGDLDAVHSFTSDPTVTQWSTWGPNTLAETRAFIGAAAAEAGQPGRTLFTLAVVVEDRVVGTAGVWVKSAADSTGELGYTLHQDMWGRGIGTETAGLLLAHAFGPMGLERVEATCHPENTGSVRVLEKNGFVFEGRLRAHKKVNGTRRDSLLFAALLSDRPRG; this is translated from the coding sequence GTGACCACCAACAGCATTCGGCTCCAAGGCCCGCGCGTCACCCTGCGGGATATTGAGCCGGGCGACCTCGACGCCGTGCACTCCTTCACGTCCGACCCTACGGTCACTCAGTGGTCCACCTGGGGACCGAACACGCTTGCCGAAACCCGCGCCTTTATCGGCGCAGCCGCCGCTGAAGCCGGCCAGCCCGGGCGGACCCTGTTTACCCTCGCCGTAGTGGTCGAGGACCGGGTGGTCGGCACCGCCGGTGTTTGGGTAAAAAGTGCCGCCGACAGCACCGGCGAGCTCGGCTACACCTTGCACCAGGACATGTGGGGCCGGGGAATCGGCACCGAAACCGCCGGCCTGCTGCTGGCCCACGCATTCGGACCCATGGGGTTGGAGCGGGTGGAAGCCACCTGCCATCCGGAAAACACCGGTTCGGTGCGTGTGCTGGAGAAGAACGGCTTTGTCTTCGAGGGCAGGCTGCGGGCGCATAAGAAAGTCAACGGGACACGGCGTGATTCGTTGTTGTTCGCCGCACTGCTCTCGGACCGGCCCCGCGGATAA
- a CDS encoding prolyl oligopeptidase family serine peptidase, which produces MTPANRNVDSAETDEFLWLEDIYGDKQLDWVRSENSITEDLLSRTGFERTQERLLEVLDSTDRIPMVSKRGGYYYNFWRDAGHPKGLWRRTTWESYTAADTEWEVLLDLDALSAAEGTEWVWAGARFLRPADGTSYRRALVVLSPDGGDASRYREFDVVEKAFVPGGFDIPAAKSRISWAGEDSLYVGTDFGPGSMTTSSYPRTSRVLRRGQELQDAEPYFEVPEDHMMAVVQRDQTPGFERDIAVDIIDFYNSRTFLREGGEWVQLDVPLDVTVDVHRQWLLLRPRNDWELDGETHPAGSLLAASLADFTGGTRRVHRIFTPDAAAALQSWSWTRDRLLLNVLRDVSSEILVLNPADGWTAEILDACPPLHAVDAFAVDDEDEEAGNDYWLVSTGFLTPSTVSRGTLSVGGEAGSEAVAVKSSPAFFDTSGLTVEQHFAVSADGTRVPYFQVGPEDLVLDGGNPTLLNGYGGFEASLTPAYSGVVGRGWLERRTTDAGGAERRGVYVLANIRGGGEYGPAWHRAALQENRHRAYEDFAAVAQDLVARGVTSREHLGCTGRSNGGLLVGNMLTTYPHLFGAVSCGVPLLDMRRYTKLSAGYSWIAEYGDPDDPEQWDFVKTFSPYHLLKEDADYPPALIWTATSDDRVGPVQARKMAARMKALGVDNVWFHESLEGGHAGAADNRQSARMHARSYEFLWEALTGGLG; this is translated from the coding sequence ATGACACCGGCAAACCGCAACGTGGATTCCGCAGAGACCGACGAGTTCCTTTGGCTGGAGGACATCTACGGAGACAAGCAGCTGGACTGGGTGCGGTCCGAGAACAGCATCACCGAGGACCTCCTGTCCCGCACCGGTTTCGAGCGGACGCAGGAGCGGCTGCTGGAAGTCCTGGACTCCACGGACCGCATTCCCATGGTGTCCAAGCGGGGTGGGTACTACTACAACTTCTGGCGTGACGCCGGGCACCCCAAGGGCCTCTGGCGCCGCACCACGTGGGAGAGCTACACCGCTGCGGACACCGAGTGGGAGGTGCTGCTGGACCTGGACGCGCTCAGCGCCGCCGAGGGCACCGAATGGGTGTGGGCCGGCGCCCGGTTCCTGCGTCCCGCGGACGGCACCTCTTACCGCCGTGCCTTGGTGGTCCTCTCCCCCGACGGCGGTGACGCCTCCCGGTACCGGGAGTTCGACGTCGTCGAGAAGGCCTTCGTGCCCGGCGGCTTCGACATTCCCGCAGCCAAAAGCCGCATCAGCTGGGCCGGTGAGGACAGTCTGTACGTGGGCACGGACTTCGGTCCGGGTTCCATGACCACCTCGTCCTACCCCCGCACCAGCCGGGTCCTGCGCCGCGGGCAGGAGCTGCAGGACGCCGAACCGTACTTCGAGGTCCCCGAAGACCACATGATGGCCGTGGTGCAGCGTGACCAGACACCCGGTTTCGAGCGCGACATTGCCGTGGACATCATCGATTTCTACAACAGCCGCACCTTCCTGCGCGAAGGCGGCGAGTGGGTGCAGCTGGACGTGCCCCTGGATGTCACTGTGGACGTGCACCGGCAGTGGCTGCTGCTGCGCCCGCGCAATGACTGGGAGCTCGACGGCGAGACCCACCCGGCCGGGTCCCTGCTGGCCGCGTCGCTGGCGGACTTCACCGGCGGAACCCGGCGGGTGCACCGGATCTTCACCCCGGATGCCGCCGCCGCACTGCAGTCCTGGAGCTGGACCCGGGACCGGCTGCTGCTGAATGTGCTGCGCGATGTCAGCTCCGAGATCCTGGTGCTGAACCCGGCTGACGGGTGGACCGCGGAAATCCTGGATGCCTGCCCGCCGCTGCACGCCGTGGACGCCTTTGCGGTGGACGACGAGGATGAGGAAGCCGGCAATGACTACTGGCTGGTCAGCACCGGGTTCCTGACCCCGTCCACCGTCTCCCGCGGCACCCTGTCGGTCGGAGGGGAGGCCGGCTCTGAGGCGGTTGCCGTGAAATCCTCGCCGGCGTTCTTCGACACCAGCGGGCTCACCGTGGAGCAGCACTTTGCCGTGTCCGCAGACGGCACCCGCGTGCCGTACTTCCAGGTGGGCCCGGAGGACCTGGTGCTCGACGGCGGCAACCCCACCCTGCTGAACGGGTACGGCGGGTTCGAAGCTTCGCTCACCCCGGCCTACAGCGGCGTAGTGGGCCGCGGGTGGCTGGAGCGGCGCACCACGGATGCCGGCGGAGCCGAACGCCGGGGCGTGTACGTGCTGGCGAACATCCGCGGGGGCGGGGAATACGGTCCGGCCTGGCACCGTGCCGCCCTGCAGGAAAACCGGCACCGGGCGTACGAGGACTTCGCCGCCGTCGCGCAGGACCTCGTGGCCCGCGGCGTGACGTCACGGGAGCACCTGGGCTGCACGGGCCGCAGCAATGGCGGCCTGCTGGTGGGCAACATGCTCACCACCTACCCGCACCTGTTCGGGGCCGTCTCCTGCGGGGTGCCGCTGCTGGACATGCGCCGCTACACGAAGCTTTCGGCCGGATACTCCTGGATTGCCGAGTACGGCGATCCTGACGATCCCGAGCAGTGGGACTTTGTGAAGACGTTCTCCCCCTACCACCTGCTGAAGGAAGACGCGGACTACCCTCCCGCCCTGATCTGGACCGCCACCAGCGATGACCGGGTGGGGCCGGTGCAGGCCCGCAAGATGGCCGCCCGGATGAAGGCGCTGGGCGTGGACAACGTCTGGTTCCACGAGTCGCTGGAGGGCGGCCACGCCGGTGCGGCGGACAACCGTCAGTCCGCCCGGATGCACGCCAGGTCCTACGAATTCCTCTGGGAAGCGCTCACCGGCGGACTTGGCTGA
- a CDS encoding FAD/NAD(P)-binding protein translates to MDHTQSFRVAVIGAGPRGLSVVDRLLSRRRAAGTPGPLTIELIDPFNPGPGHVWRTGQSRLFLMNTPALFPTVVPAGDTVRDLLPSPAGLSFNQWREMMSAGTRAAAGLPAGDRAELASLGPADFPSRALYGRYLEWTYGQLQETAAADGVELIHRRTEALGVTRAADGRLVVEVEGREVLAADAVVLAVGHLPALLSAEQARLQDAAERHGLTYLPPAVPADVDFSRLPAGEPVLIRGLGLNFFDVMAAVTIGRGGRFVPTGLPAGRALRYEPSGREPKLVAASRRGTPYRAKARLESYIPRSIRLRWFTRETALAFRADGLLPGFDHDLWPLLHRDAVWAYYSTLARVAGTELRGEPSAFLGDLEAALYLPGPEWDAAKEAVLDRYVPADRRTNLEALAQPLGRRPFAGAQDLDDVVLAYLEEDAAGSAAGEDDPLKMAIGALNAGRTLLKSVVADGGLAEASWLAELRGWFEPLVEGLASGPPPERIEQLAALTRAGVVHFVGPDPRFDVDEARGVFTASSPWVGTEYAGRTLMEAMMPPNRVDRSVSPLLAGLIRDGLARPKVMMSADGTPVLTPGLDVTMPPYRTVGVSGEPVENLFVLGLQLSSVQWGTAIAAEAGSSAAEGSRTLQDADDIAAAVLAAASDARCPGAGWDDAGRAAVPLVSPQQVLGKPV, encoded by the coding sequence ATGGATCACACGCAGAGTTTCCGGGTAGCTGTTATCGGCGCAGGCCCGCGCGGACTCTCCGTGGTGGACCGCCTGCTCAGCCGCCGCCGTGCCGCTGGCACGCCGGGACCGCTGACTATTGAGCTCATTGATCCGTTTAATCCCGGCCCCGGGCATGTGTGGCGGACCGGACAGTCCCGGCTGTTCCTGATGAACACGCCCGCGCTGTTCCCCACCGTGGTGCCGGCCGGAGACACTGTGCGGGACCTGCTGCCCTCCCCGGCGGGGCTGTCCTTTAACCAGTGGCGTGAAATGATGTCCGCCGGCACCCGCGCCGCCGCCGGCCTTCCGGCCGGTGACCGTGCCGAGCTGGCGTCCCTGGGCCCGGCGGATTTCCCCAGCAGGGCACTATACGGACGGTACCTGGAGTGGACCTACGGGCAGCTGCAGGAAACGGCCGCTGCGGACGGAGTGGAACTGATCCACCGGCGCACCGAAGCCCTGGGCGTAACCCGGGCGGCGGACGGACGCCTGGTGGTGGAAGTGGAGGGCCGGGAGGTTCTGGCCGCTGACGCCGTCGTCCTGGCCGTGGGCCACCTGCCGGCGCTGCTGTCCGCGGAGCAGGCCCGGCTGCAGGACGCCGCCGAGCGGCACGGCCTTACCTACCTGCCGCCTGCGGTTCCCGCCGACGTCGACTTCTCCCGCCTGCCCGCCGGTGAGCCGGTGCTGATCCGCGGGCTCGGCCTGAACTTCTTCGACGTGATGGCGGCAGTGACCATAGGCCGCGGCGGCCGGTTCGTGCCCACCGGCCTGCCCGCCGGGCGCGCGCTGAGGTATGAGCCCTCGGGCCGGGAACCGAAGCTGGTGGCCGCCTCCCGACGCGGCACGCCCTACCGTGCCAAGGCCCGGCTGGAGTCCTACATTCCCCGCAGCATCCGGCTGCGTTGGTTCACCCGCGAAACCGCGCTCGCGTTCCGTGCGGACGGACTGTTGCCGGGCTTCGACCACGACCTGTGGCCGCTGCTGCACCGCGATGCCGTGTGGGCGTACTACTCCACGCTGGCCCGGGTGGCCGGCACGGAGCTCCGGGGGGAGCCCTCCGCCTTCCTGGGCGACCTGGAAGCAGCGCTGTACCTGCCGGGTCCGGAGTGGGACGCGGCGAAGGAAGCCGTGTTGGACCGCTACGTGCCCGCGGACCGGCGGACCAACCTCGAAGCACTGGCCCAGCCGCTGGGACGGCGTCCGTTCGCCGGCGCCCAGGACCTCGACGACGTCGTCCTTGCGTACCTTGAAGAGGACGCCGCCGGTTCCGCCGCCGGTGAGGACGATCCGCTGAAGATGGCCATCGGTGCCCTGAACGCCGGGCGGACCCTGCTCAAGTCGGTAGTGGCCGACGGCGGGCTTGCCGAAGCATCATGGCTTGCGGAACTGCGCGGCTGGTTCGAGCCGCTGGTGGAAGGCCTCGCAAGCGGCCCGCCGCCGGAACGGATTGAGCAGCTGGCCGCCCTGACCCGCGCAGGAGTGGTGCATTTTGTGGGCCCGGATCCGCGGTTCGACGTGGACGAGGCAAGGGGTGTGTTCACCGCATCCTCGCCCTGGGTAGGTACCGAGTACGCCGGACGCACGCTCATGGAGGCCATGATGCCGCCCAACCGGGTAGACCGCAGCGTTTCGCCATTGCTGGCCGGGCTCATCCGGGACGGCCTGGCCCGGCCAAAGGTCATGATGTCCGCGGACGGCACCCCCGTGCTGACCCCCGGCCTGGACGTCACTATGCCGCCCTACCGGACAGTGGGCGTCAGCGGCGAGCCGGTGGAGAATCTCTTTGTGCTGGGCCTGCAGTTGTCCTCGGTGCAGTGGGGCACGGCCATCGCGGCCGAAGCGGGGTCATCCGCCGCGGAAGGCTCGCGCACGCTGCAGGACGCCGACGACATTGCTGCCGCAGTGCTGGCCGCCGCGTCCGATGCGCGGTGTCCAGGCGCCGGGTGGGACGACGCCGGGCGTGCCGCCGTGCCGCTAGTCAGTCCCCAGCAGGTCCTGGGGAAACCAGTCTGA
- a CDS encoding aldehyde dehydrogenase family protein → MTTQLEATSPALTDWIPAKQFIGGQWRDGRSEKVLTDTNPFDGSQLLTMQQASREDLDDAYAAAEEAQKDWAARTPNERRAVIARAAEIFDERRDEIVAWLNAESGSTMIKANIEVASAAAITREASTFPHRVSGKIMDSNTPNKELRVYRGPLGVVGVISPWNFPLHLSQRSVAPALALGNAVVLKPASDTPVTGALIIAKIFEEAGLPAGVLSAVVGAGSEIGDAFVEHPTPRMISFTGSTPVGKNIGALAATGATLKYTALELGGNSPFVVLADADVDQAVRAAAMGKFLHQGQICMAVNRIIVEDAVYDEFVEKFTAHVKTLNAGDPTDPKNVVGPIINSKQLDGLKKKIETAKSEGARLVLEGEINGQVLSPTIFADVTKDMELAREEIFGPIAGIMRAKDAEDALALANDTDLGLSSAVFTSNLETGVMFARRIKAGMTHVNDFPVQDEAHIAFGGERNSGLGRFNGEWAIDEFTTDHSISVQHAPREYPF, encoded by the coding sequence ATGACAACGCAGCTCGAAGCAACCTCCCCGGCCCTCACCGATTGGATTCCCGCCAAGCAGTTCATTGGCGGCCAGTGGCGGGACGGACGCTCTGAAAAGGTACTCACCGACACCAACCCCTTCGACGGATCCCAGCTGCTGACCATGCAGCAGGCCTCCCGCGAGGACCTCGACGACGCGTACGCCGCCGCCGAGGAAGCACAGAAGGACTGGGCGGCCCGGACCCCCAATGAGCGCCGCGCCGTGATTGCCCGCGCTGCCGAAATCTTCGACGAGCGCCGCGATGAAATCGTTGCCTGGCTCAACGCCGAGTCCGGCAGCACCATGATTAAGGCCAACATTGAAGTTGCTTCCGCGGCTGCAATCACCCGTGAGGCGTCCACCTTCCCGCATCGCGTCTCGGGCAAGATCATGGACTCCAACACCCCCAACAAGGAGCTGCGGGTCTACCGCGGCCCCCTCGGCGTCGTCGGCGTGATCAGCCCCTGGAACTTCCCGCTGCACCTTTCCCAGCGCTCCGTGGCCCCGGCGCTGGCCCTGGGCAACGCCGTGGTGCTGAAGCCGGCCAGTGACACCCCTGTCACCGGTGCACTGATCATTGCCAAGATCTTCGAAGAGGCGGGCCTGCCCGCCGGCGTGCTGAGCGCCGTCGTCGGCGCCGGCTCCGAAATCGGCGACGCGTTTGTGGAGCACCCCACCCCGCGCATGATCTCCTTCACCGGTTCCACCCCGGTGGGCAAGAACATCGGCGCCCTGGCCGCCACCGGCGCCACCCTGAAGTACACGGCGCTGGAGCTCGGCGGCAACAGCCCGTTTGTTGTCCTCGCCGACGCCGACGTGGACCAGGCAGTCCGTGCGGCCGCCATGGGCAAGTTCCTGCACCAGGGACAGATCTGCATGGCAGTGAACCGGATCATCGTTGAAGACGCCGTCTACGACGAGTTCGTGGAGAAGTTCACCGCACACGTGAAGACGCTGAACGCCGGCGATCCGACCGACCCGAAGAACGTGGTGGGCCCGATCATCAACTCCAAGCAGCTTGACGGCCTGAAGAAGAAGATCGAGACCGCCAAGTCCGAGGGCGCACGCCTGGTGCTTGAGGGCGAAATCAACGGCCAGGTGCTGTCCCCGACGATCTTCGCCGACGTCACCAAGGACATGGAACTGGCACGCGAGGAAATCTTCGGTCCCATCGCGGGCATCATGCGCGCCAAGGACGCCGAGGATGCGCTGGCCCTGGCCAATGACACCGATCTGGGCTTGTCCAGCGCCGTGTTCACCTCCAACCTGGAGACGGGCGTGATGTTCGCCCGCCGCATCAAGGCCGGCATGACCCACGTCAACGATTTCCCGGTCCAGGACGAGGCGCACATTGCCTTCGGCGGCGAGCGGAACTCCGGCCTCGGCCGGTTCAACGGCGAGTGGGCCATTGACGAGTTCACCACCGACCACTCCATCAGCGTCCAGCACGCTCCGCGCGAGTACCCGTTCTAA
- a CDS encoding PRC and DUF2382 domain-containing protein produces MITTEQIDIILNKGTVEGPNGEKIGSASEVYLDDETGQPAWVTTKTGLFGSSETFVPLAEATLEGSVVHVPYSKSMIKDAPRVDEDGHISEQEQDELYSYYSIGTSSGGTGRSGTDTSRTAGTSGTTSGTRSGTTTTSGTSGNFADSNHGQHAPKVGHDTSGPTTDDAMTRSEEQLHVGKQSRESGRARLRKYVTTENVTKTVPVSHEEARIQREPITDANRDAAMDGPAISEEEHEVTLHAEEPVVDKKTVPVERVRLDTETVTDEATVSEDVSKEEIEMEGEGGSSGKDRRRRS; encoded by the coding sequence GTGATCACCACCGAACAGATCGACATCATCCTGAACAAGGGCACCGTTGAAGGGCCCAACGGAGAAAAGATCGGCTCCGCCAGCGAGGTCTACCTGGATGACGAAACCGGGCAGCCGGCCTGGGTCACCACCAAGACCGGGCTTTTCGGTTCGTCCGAAACCTTTGTCCCGCTGGCTGAAGCCACCCTCGAGGGATCCGTGGTTCACGTGCCCTATTCCAAGAGCATGATCAAAGATGCTCCCCGGGTGGATGAGGACGGACACATCAGCGAGCAGGAACAGGACGAGCTTTACAGCTACTACTCCATCGGTACGTCTTCCGGCGGAACCGGCAGATCGGGAACGGACACTTCGAGGACCGCCGGAACGTCGGGGACCACGTCAGGTACAAGGTCAGGGACCACCACGACGTCGGGCACCAGCGGCAACTTTGCGGATTCCAACCACGGTCAGCATGCCCCCAAGGTGGGCCACGATACCTCCGGTCCCACAACCGATGACGCGATGACCCGGTCCGAGGAGCAGCTGCACGTGGGCAAGCAGAGCCGGGAATCCGGCCGGGCCCGCCTGCGCAAGTACGTCACCACCGAAAACGTCACCAAGACGGTCCCGGTGAGCCACGAGGAAGCCAGGATCCAGCGCGAGCCCATCACCGATGCCAACCGTGATGCTGCGATGGACGGACCGGCTATCAGCGAAGAGGAGCACGAGGTGACGCTGCACGCCGAAGAGCCGGTTGTGGATAAGAAGACCGTCCCGGTGGAGCGTGTCCGGCTGGATACCGAAACCGTCACCGATGAGGCAACGGTGAGCGAAGACGTGAGCAAGGAAGAAATAGAGATGGAGGGCGAAGGCGGTTCCTCCGGCAAGGACCGGCGCCGCCGTTCCTGA
- a CDS encoding alpha/beta fold hydrolase, with translation MDHRQDFPPERHRTVRSGDAELAVYEYGPPPSPGSPSVLLVHGYPDDHLVFDAAVRRLAAGRHVITYDTRNAGASRVDDGTAAGLSPYRLPALVDDLYAVLAATGTGPVHLVGHDWGSIQGWAAISDPRAADRILSYTSISGPDLAHFRHWLKVRLRSRLWPEALNQALRSSYVAAFQLPVLPEAAWKYVLTPRYEKSAGRRIGDNAARGLQLYRANMFTAARPPEGRYTGPVQVVVPLKDPFLSPKLVSGLQERFPGVETVEVDAGHWWPEQNSSEFADLLDRWLARHPGTGG, from the coding sequence ATGGACCACCGCCAGGACTTTCCGCCGGAACGGCACCGCACAGTGCGCAGCGGCGATGCCGAGCTCGCGGTGTACGAGTACGGTCCGCCGCCGTCGCCCGGGTCCCCGAGCGTGCTGCTGGTTCACGGATATCCCGACGACCACCTGGTTTTTGACGCCGCAGTGCGGCGGCTGGCCGCCGGACGGCACGTCATCACCTATGACACGCGCAACGCCGGTGCCTCCCGGGTGGACGACGGCACCGCCGCCGGGCTCTCCCCCTACCGCCTGCCGGCATTGGTGGACGATTTGTATGCCGTCCTGGCCGCAACCGGAACCGGGCCGGTTCACCTGGTCGGGCATGACTGGGGGTCCATCCAGGGCTGGGCTGCCATCTCCGATCCCCGTGCCGCGGACCGGATCCTCAGTTACACCAGCATCTCCGGGCCTGATCTGGCCCATTTCCGGCACTGGCTGAAAGTTCGGCTGCGTTCCCGGCTATGGCCCGAGGCGCTGAACCAGGCGCTGCGCAGCAGCTATGTGGCGGCTTTCCAACTGCCGGTCCTGCCCGAGGCCGCGTGGAAGTACGTCCTGACGCCGCGGTATGAAAAATCCGCGGGCCGGCGCATCGGTGACAACGCCGCCCGCGGACTGCAGTTATACCGGGCCAACATGTTTACCGCCGCCCGTCCGCCGGAGGGACGCTATACCGGCCCGGTTCAGGTGGTGGTCCCATTGAAGGACCCGTTCCTCTCGCCGAAGCTGGTTTCCGGGCTGCAGGAACGCTTCCCCGGGGTGGAGACGGTGGAGGTAGACGCCGGCCATTGGTGGCCCGAGCAGAACAGCAGCGAATTTGCCGATCTGCTGGATCGCTGGCTCGCCCGCCATCCCGGAACCGGCGGCTGA